CCCGTAAAGGGGCTTATGTGGCTGATTACACCATTAAAGATATTACGGATGTATTTGAAATCCGGGCGGCGCTGGAATCCCTGGCGGCCGGACTAGCTTGTGAAAGAATTACGGAACGGGAATTGGATGAACTGCAGGTATTGGTGGTTAAAGTTGGGGAAAATATTAAAGAGAATGATATTGACGGCATCATCCAAATAGACACGGAGTTCCACGACCGGATTTACCGGGCCAGCCGGAACAGCCGCCTGGAGCAGATGATTTCCAACTTGCGGGAGCAGATCCAGCGGTTCCGGGCTACTTCCTTGTCTTCGCCCGGTCGACTGAAGGATACCCTCGAAGAGCACAAGAGTATTGTGGATGCCATTGCCATGCGCGATGTGGCTTTAGCCCAGAAGCTGGCCAGGGAGCATGTGGAGAACGCAGAGGATATTTTCTTGGATGCTTTGAGCAAACAGCAAGGCAAGACAAAAATTAAAGAATAGTCCAGAGGTGAGGCCAGTTGCCTTTTGATGCGATTGTACTTGCAGGCAGTTCCGGTTCCGGGGATCTGCACCCTAATCGCGCGTTAATTCCCATTGGGGAAAAGTTGATGGTCCAGTACGTAGTCCACGCCTTGAAAGAAGCCCCGTCGGTGAACAGGATCGTGGTAGTGGGGCCGGTGAAGGAATTGGAAGCTATCTTTGCCGGCTGCCCGGGGGTTTTGCTGGCGGAGCAGGGAGATACCCAGGTCACCACCTTGTTGAACGGCGTCAAAGTACTCCGTCCCAAGGATGAGGATAAAATCATTGTTGCCACCAGTGACATCCCCTTGTTAAGCAGCGAAGCGGTGGAAGATTTCTTGCGGCAGTGCGCGGAGAAGGAAGGGGACGTGTTTTATCCCATTGTCCCCAAGGAAGTCAATGAAAAAAGGTACCCCGGGATCAAGAGAACTTATGTTCACTTGCGGGACGGGGTCTTTACCGGCGGCAACCTGTTCTTGATCAGGGCCGGGGTCATTGAACCCTGTGCCGCCAAGGCCGAAGAACTGGTGCGCCTGCGAAAAAGCCCGCTGGCTTTGAGCTGCCAAATCGGACCGTTGTTCATTATAAAGTACTTATTGCATCGCTTATCCTTGCGGGAAACGGAGGTTAAGTTTTCCAAGCTTTTAGGGATTAAGGGCTACGGCATTATTTCCCAGTACCCGGAAGTGGGTATTGATGTAGATAAACCCAGCGACTTAGAGCTGGTAAGGCGCATTTTGGCAGGTTAGGCCCTCAAGCGGAGGAGGGCCTTTTTTTTGGGCGGGTCGTTGCCAATAAGTGAATGATTAATTACAATTAGTAAAAAATATTCGCTTTAAGGAGCAGGGAGGTGGAGTGTTGAGACGGAGCGAACGCATTGCCGTGATCACCAAGCACTTGGTAGAGCATCCCAGCCGCCTCTTTTCGTTGAACTATTTTGTTGATTTGTTGGGGGTGGCCAAGTCCACCGTCAGTGAAGACCTAACCTTAATTAAGGATGCCTGGCAACAGCAAGGGCTGGGAGAACTGAAAACGGTGGCCGGTGCTACCGGCGGTGTCAAGTATGTACCCCGGGTAGCGGATGGAGCCAGGCAAGCTTTATTGCAATCCCTGGCGGAGAAACTCCAGGACCGGGAGCGGATCCTTCCGGGCGGCTTTATCTATATATCCGATATTATCGGCGATCCTGTGGTGACCGGGGAACTGGGCAAGATTTTTGCCGCCATGTTTAACGTCAAGGCTGATTACGTGGTCACGGTGGCCACGAAAGGGATTCCCCTGGCCATGGCCACGGCACGGGCCTTGAATTTGACCACGGTGATCATCAGGGATGACAGCAAAGTGACGGAGGGCTCCAGCGTCAGTTTGAATTACCTTTCCGGTTCCAGGACC
The genomic region above belongs to Clostridia bacterium and contains:
- a CDS encoding GntR family transcriptional regulator; the protein is MGKRLLPIRLDTYKPLREIVFETMREAIIRGDLAPGERLMEVQLAEEMGVSRTPVREAIRKLELEGFVAMVPRKGAYVADYTIKDITDVFEIRAALESLAAGLACERITERELDELQVLVVKVGENIKENDIDGIIQIDTEFHDRIYRASRNSRLEQMISNLREQIQRFRATSLSSPGRLKDTLEEHKSIVDAIAMRDVALAQKLAREHVENAEDIFLDALSKQQGKTKIKE
- a CDS encoding NTP transferase domain-containing protein, producing the protein MPFDAIVLAGSSGSGDLHPNRALIPIGEKLMVQYVVHALKEAPSVNRIVVVGPVKELEAIFAGCPGVLLAEQGDTQVTTLLNGVKVLRPKDEDKIIVATSDIPLLSSEAVEDFLRQCAEKEGDVFYPIVPKEVNEKRYPGIKRTYVHLRDGVFTGGNLFLIRAGVIEPCAAKAEELVRLRKSPLALSCQIGPLFIIKYLLHRLSLRETEVKFSKLLGIKGYGIISQYPEVGIDVDKPSDLELVRRILAG
- the purR gene encoding pur operon repressor; this translates as MLRRSERIAVITKHLVEHPSRLFSLNYFVDLLGVAKSTVSEDLTLIKDAWQQQGLGELKTVAGATGGVKYVPRVADGARQALLQSLAEKLQDRERILPGGFIYISDIIGDPVVTGELGKIFAAMFNVKADYVVTVATKGIPLAMATARALNLTTVIIRDDSKVTEGSSVSLNYLSGSRTIRTMSLSRRALPQGARVLFIDDFMKAGSTAHAVMKLMEEFDARVVGAGFLIATAWPEEKLITDYVALLSLEEIDEHRGKVVVRPC